From a single Salmo salar unplaced genomic scaffold, Ssal_v3.1, whole genome shotgun sequence genomic region:
- the LOC123731932 gene encoding deleted in malignant brain tumors 1 protein-like, with translation MRDVKVVCRELDCGDPVSESRGPLVEDGRGGVTLYRCSGDESSIRQCDIIRGGPGFCNGGYYHHVTCSESVRLVDGAGLCSGRVEVKSNQSWASVCEADFDRQDAEVVCGELGCGAPAALQGGLYGEGEGQTWDKEFQCKGKESLLLDCDTSDRENNTCLPGNAVGLTCSEPDDVRLVGGGSRCAGGVERYDQGEWRTVGAGDWNLRDVAVVVCRQLGCGSSVSVLPGKITRGFGVSCSGSESVLRECSRIYDLYSGLTVICSDLLVQPDISLTDSMGGVSRGHQGPEVFRGYSFTITCSTQPQYPGGSFLLTFTGSNRTQTQPAVNHSAAFLFPAADDSHQGNYSCVYDNYVFSHNFSSESELLSLTITASPLPAFIIRHVVVLLILLTAITTSYLYYKPTRRQKRVNRVSSMDLYVNAMEMVSLSSRAEAGPGEERAAQGTE, from the exons ATGAGAGATGTTAAGGTTGTGTGTAGAGAGCTGGACTGTGGGGATCCTGTATCTGAATCTAGAGGACCTCTGGTTGAAGATGGAAGAGGAGGAGTCACACTATATAGATGTAGTGGAGATGAGTCTTCTATTAGACAGTGTGACATCATAAGAGGAGGACCTGGTTTCTGTAATGGTGGATATTATCATCATGTGACCTGTTCAG AGTCTGTGCGGCTTGTGGATGGAGCTGGTCTCTGctctgggagagtggaggtgaagTCCAATCAGTCCTGGGCCTCAGTGTGTGAAGCTGACTTTGACCGGCAGGATGCAGAGGTAGTCTGTGGGGAGCTTGGCTGTGGGGCTCCTGCAGCTCTACAGGGGGGGCTCTATGGAGAAGGTGAGGGTCAGACCTGGGATAAAGAGTTCCAGTGTAAAGGCAAAGAGTCCCTTCTCCTGGACTgtgacacctcagacagagaaaaCAACACCTGTCTACCTGGTAATGCTGTTGGACTCACCTGCTCAG agcCTGATGAtgtgaggctggtgggaggaggcagTCGCTGTGCTGGTGGAGTGGAGCGGTACGACCAGGGAGAGTGGAGGACTGTGGGAGCTGGAGACTGGAACCTGAGGGATGTAGctgtagtagtgtgtagacaGCTGGGTTGTGGCTCCTCTGTTTCAGTTCTACCTGGAAAAATCACTCGAGGGTTTGGAGTTTCCTGTTCTGGGTCTGAGTCTGTACTGAGGGAGTGTTCCAGAATTTATGATCTCTATTCTGGACTCACAGTGATCTGCTCAG ATCTCCTGGTCCAGCCTGATATCTCCCTGACTGACTCAATGGGAGGGGTCTCCAGGGGCCACCAGGGGCCCGAGGTGTTCAGGGGCTACAGCTTCACCATCACCTGCTCCACTCAGCCACAGTACCCAGGAGGCTCCTTCCTCCTCACGTTCACCGGCTCCAACAGAACCCAGACCCAGCCAGCTGTCAATCACTCTGCTGCCTTCCTCTTCCCTGCTGCAGATGACTCCCACCAAGGGAACTACAGCTGTGTTTATGACAATTATGTTTTCTCTCATAACTTCTCCTCTGAGAGTGagctcctctccctcaccatcaCAG CCTCTCCTCTGCCAGCCTTCATCATCAGACacgttgtagtgctgctgatcctacTGACAGCCATCACCACCTCCTACCTGTACTACAAG CCCACCAGGAGGCAGAAGAGAGTGAACAGGGTGAGCAGCATGGATCTTTATGTCAATGCCATGGAGATGGTCTCTCTGAGCTCCAGAGCTGAAGCTGgaccgggagaggagagagcagcccaGGGGACGGAGTAG